Proteins from a genomic interval of Dehalobacter sp.:
- a CDS encoding small basic family protein: MWLLPVFGLIIGLFIGFVSPFSIPLDYTKYFSVAILGALDSVMGGIRSYQEDHFDSTIFLSGFIVNIIMASLLAFIGDRIGVDLYLAAVVAFGTRLFQNISIIRRHIINKYYKT, translated from the coding sequence ATGTGGCTGCTGCCGGTTTTCGGATTAATTATTGGACTGTTCATTGGGTTTGTAAGTCCGTTTAGTATTCCGCTTGATTATACCAAATACTTTTCAGTGGCGATTTTAGGCGCACTGGACTCAGTCATGGGCGGCATAAGATCCTACCAGGAAGATCATTTCGACAGCACGATCTTCCTCAGCGGTTTTATTGTCAATATCATTATGGCCAGCTTACTGGCATTTATCGGGGACAGAATAGGCGTCGACCTGTATCTTGCTGCCGTGGTGGCCTTTGGCACCAGATTATTCCAAAACATCAGTATTATTCGCCGACATATCATTAATAAATATTATAAAACCTGA